One window of Vanessa atalanta chromosome 9, ilVanAtal1.2, whole genome shotgun sequence genomic DNA carries:
- the LOC125066477 gene encoding malate dehydrogenase, cytoplasmic, translating into MAAPIKVVVTGAAGQIAYSLLYQVASGAVFGPEQPVYLHLLDIAPMMGVLEGVVMELADCALPLLAGVLPTANPEEAFKDVSAAFLVGAMPRREGMERKDLLSANVRIFKEQGQALDKVARKDVKILVVGNPANTNALICSKYAPSIPKENFTAMTRLDQNRAQSQLAAKLGVPVKDVKNVIIWGNHSSTQFPDASNAIVTIGGAEKSVPKAINDDEFLKTTFVSTVQKRGAAVIAARKMSSALSAAKAASDHMRDWFLGTGDRWVSMGVVSDGSYGTPRDVVYSFPVTVSNGKWKIVQGLTISDFAREKLDLTGKELVEEKQDALDVCKD; encoded by the exons ATG GCGGCACCAATCAAAGTGGTTGTAACAGGAGCTGCTGGTCAAATTGCTTACTCCCTTCTATACCAGGTAGCTTCTGGAGCAGTCTTTGGTCCAGAGCAGCCTGTATATCTTCATCTTCTTGATATAGCTCCTATGATGGGGGTATTAGAAGGTGTTGTTATGGAATTGGCAGACTGTGCTTTGCCGCTCCTTGCTGGAGTTTTGCCAACTGCTAATCCTGAGGAAGCTTTCAAGGATGTATCTGCAGCGTTCCTTGTTGGTGCTATGCCAAGACGAGAAGGCATGGAGAGGAAAGACCTCCTTTCTGCCAATGTACGCATTTTCAAAGAACAAGGTCAAGCACTTGATAAAGTTGCTCGTAAGGATGTAAAAATTCTTGTTGTGGGTAACCCCGCAAACACGAATGCTTTAATTTGCTCGAAATATGCACCCTCAATACCTAAAGAAAACTTTACCGCTATGACCCGTCTCGATCAAAATCGTGCCCAATCACAGTTGGCTGCCAAACTAGGTGTTCCTGTAAAGgatgttaaaaatgtaattatttgggGTAACCACTCATCTACTCAATTCCCTGATGCATCTAATGCTATTGTTACAATTGGTGGTGCAGAGAAATCTGTCCCTAAAGCTATAAATGATGATGAATTTTTGAAGACAACATTTGTAAGCACCGTACAAAAGCGTGGTGCTGCTGTAATTGCTGCTAGAAAAATGTCATCTGCGTTGTCTGCTGCTAAAGCTGCTTCTGACCATATGAGGGACTGGTTCCTTGGTACAGGTGACCGTTGGGTGAGCATGGGTGTTGTGTCTGATGGATCATATGGAACACCTAGAGATGTTGTATATTCATTCCCGGTTACTGTTAGCAATGGCAAATGGAAGATTGTTCAGGGCTTGACTATCTCAGATTTTGCACGTGAAAAACTTGATCTTACAGGAAAGGAATTAGTTGAAGAGAAGCAAGATGCTTTAGATGTCTGCAAAGATTAA
- the LOC125066216 gene encoding leucine-rich PPR motif-containing protein, mitochondrial, which translates to MSSLLRSTKFVRYFTGAARTLIINSSKTTDVNLLINSKALSAANNVLLRDYATKKKESLEPLLQKLDSEVRRYGRITKRDIDEVFDELRAKNDITSSQSLLVIRCCGELVPEELPEQRTLLVQKIWNVLIERGVPMDVSHYNALLRVYIENEHPFSPAQFLEEMEKKGLQPNRVTYQRLMWRYCQEGDVEGATRVLEKMRELNMPVSEPVLNALVMGHAFHGDTEGAKAVLETMAGAGLKPSNRTYALLACGYAKQGDITGVENVITKAQNEDNELTDKDLLDIVEQLALGGHKDKIDQIFPHLHKGIGYNQEVCNLIFKLLNKDQEEVAKEMMRTMPKTTSVDDTKFKGAFFVKHLLKLNKPMETIIQSCRNLQSEGLVPSAIYIATEAALQQGRSELAQKLFKELQKDGMEIRQHFYWPLLTQKGKERDEEGLLQIVRNMTNEGLVPTGEALRDYVIPFLIEKDTPQNIIVKLQVANVPVILSARNVMIELLESGDIKSAVEIALTYHPRGQYSLISRPLLSALNKTKDIKSFVNILHVTSSSTQTPQEDVSNDDVSGDDNVDCNEIGRLVKNAVKIVAKDNLTEELLTTVLGKGLRISTTSAEEIEQYLGKNMTTKISELLSLLTSPDLEMAPVEFLARRNQAPRTAAQLETLLGQVINKDGNNINRLRKQVINAYMKEKNIEKVNSLAEELKSLPDFDLNLSTLAQLFEFYCENDEIDRAEHVKTEIIVKDPEFVLNKYKKVLMACAYVRANRFEEAIKFLQDNKTSGETEPSSFLINSKSWQMLNTLAESKDVAKVKEMTKVLIENEYIAPNNIILGPSIKVHLLNNDIEGALNEFENCCKQYRSTPWKGELMKALIMKEDATKLQWLADLSTQIHGEVNILHDLVLAFVECGRLRQARRILETPGLQTRQKRLNDACQRYVEDGKSEYLEGLLEATKELSHIDRSNIFYHLLVTYCKANETDKALGLWTVLQEEGEIPSEEFLSYLGNHLKSNNRDIPFVMPSTGVQAEPKKKDTVSQKITTQNSQKEPAKITKSEISNQIETLTKEGNTAQAMDLTLNHIKEGVMPKSNVLKFLLKSLAEEGNVEKIKPLGTHLSDTMKRTVTYDDKLTLATFNSGNGASHMDNVLNMLETANTKEEVESALRKFPRSSALASAVQDSEIVAKCHKIVELAASKGYIIPVNLLWIEYLLAGKDKEADSLWQKYLNKSPVIVFRRLLQECHMKKQPQVIEKMIEILRTNKDLSLTSLGNAYSRLINFYISENKIDSAKATLTRAIENGITNEHLNQSTIRKLKENLESAGQKFDFSI; encoded by the exons atgTCGTCTCTTTTACGATCAACCAAATTTGTCCGATACTTTACTGGTGCGGCAAGAACATTGATAATAAATTCGTCTAAAACTacagatgtaaatttattaataaattcaaaagctCTAAGTGCAGCAAACAA TGTATTATTACGAGATTATGCTACAAAAAAGAAAGAAAGTCTCGAGCCGTTGCTTCAAAAGTTAGATTCAGAAGTTAGACGGTATGGACGAATTACAAAGAGGGATATTGATGAAGTATTTGATGAGCTCCGAGCGAAGAATGATATCACCAGTTCACAGTCACTATTAGTTATTAGATGTTGTG GAGAACTTGTACCTGAGGAATTACCGGAACAGAGGACACTATTAGTACAGAAAATATGGAATGTATTAATAGAGAGAGGAGTGCCTATGGATGTATCACATTATAATGCATTGTTGAGAGTCTACATTGAAAATGAACATCCTTTCTCTCCGGCTCAATTCCTAGAAGAAATGGAAAAAAAAGGACTGCAACCAAATAG GGTCACATATCAGCGTCTTATGTGGCGTTATTGTCAAGAGGGTGATGTAGAAGGTGCAACCCGAGTACTTGAAAAAATGCGAGAGTTAAATATGCCAGTATCAGAACCAGTTTTAAACGCTTTAGTCATGGGTCATGCTTTCCATGGTGATACAGAAGGAGCAAAAGCTGTATTAGAAACAATGGCAGGAGCGGGTCTGAAGCCATCTAATCGTACATATGCTTTGTTAGCATGTGGCTATGCAAAACAAGGTGATATAACAGGTGTTGAGAATGTTATTACAAAAGCACAAAATGAGGATAATGAATTAACCgataaa gaTTTATTGGATATTGTAGAACAATTAGCTCTTGGTGGTCATAAAGATAAGATAGATCAGATCTTTCCACATCTACATAAAGGTATAGGATATAATCAGGAAGTGTGCAATCTTATTTTTAAGCTTCTTAATAAAGATCAAGAAGAAGTGGCCAAGGAAATGATGAGAACAATGCCAAAAACAACTTCAGTAGATGATACTAAGTTTAAAGGAGCATTCTTTGTAAAAcacttattgaaattaaataaacccaTGGAAACAATAATTCAATCATGCAGAAATTTACAAAGTGAAGGTCTCGTACCAAGTGCCATATATATAGCAACTGAAGCAGCTTTACAGCAAGGACGGTCAGAGTTGGCCCAAAAACTATTCAAAGAACTTCAAAAGGATGGCATGGAAATCCGTCAACACTTTTACTGGCCACTTCTAACCCAGAAAGGAAAAGAACGAGATGAAGAAGGTCTTTTACAAATTGTACGCAATATGACCAATGAAGGATTAGTACCTACTGGAGAAGCACTCAGAGATTATGTCATCCCATTCCTTATTGAAAAAGATACACctcaaaatattatagtaaaactTCAAGTCGCAAATGTACCAGTTATTCTTAGTGCAAGAAATGTAATGATAGAACTTCTGGAGTCAGGAGATATCAAGTCAGCAGTTGAAATAGCTCTCACTTATCACCCCAGAGGCCAGTACTCATTAATTTCAAGACCATTATTGAGtgcattaaataaaaccaaggacataaaatcttttGTAAACATACTTCATGTTACCAGTAGCAGTACCCAGACTCCCCAAGAAGATGTTTCAAATGATGACGTATCTGGTGATGACAATGTTGATTGCAATGAAATTGGTCGCTTAGTTAAAAATGCAGTTAAAATTGTAGCTAAAGATAATTTAACTGAAGAACTCTTAACAACAGTTTTGGGCAAAGGTCTAAGGATAAGTACAACATCCGCAGAAGAAATAGAACAATATCTGGGCAAAAATATGACAACAAAAATTTCAGAATTGCTTTCGCTCTTAACATCACCTGACTTAGAAATGGCGCCTGTTGAATTTCTTGCTCGTCGTAATCAAGCTCCACGTACTGCAGCACAACTAGAAACACTCTTAGGACAAGTTATAAACAAAGATGGAAATAACATAAATCGCTTAAGAAAACAGGTGATTAATGCatatatgaaagaaaaaaacattgaaaaagtCAATAGCTTAGCAGAAGAGCTAAAATCTTTACCAGACTTTGACTTAAACCTATCAACACTAGCACAACTATTTGAATTTTACTGCGAAAATGATGAAATTGATAGAGCTGAACATGTGAAGACTGAGATCATTGTTAAAGATCcagaatttgtattaaataaatataagaaagtgTTGATGGCTTGTGCTTATGTTCGTGCAAATAGATTTGAAGAAGCAATTAAGTTTTTGCAGGATAATAAAACATCAGGTGAAACTGAGCCTTCAAGTTTTCTAATTAATTCTAAATCCTGGCAAATGTTGAACACTTTGGCTGAATCAAAAGATGTAGCAAAG GTGAAGGAGATGACAAAAGTATTAATAGAAAATGAATATATTGCACCTAATAATATTATCCTTGGACCATCAATCAAAgtacatttattaaacaatgataTAGAAGGAGCATTGAATGAGTTTGAAAATTGTTGTAAGCAATATAGAAGTACCCCATGGAAAGGCGAATTAATGAAAGCTCTTATTATGAAAGAAGATGCAACCAAATTGCAGTGGCTTGCTGATCTTAGTACACAG ATTCATGGTGAAGTGAACATCCTCCATGACTTAGTACTAGCTTTCGTTGAATGTGGACGCTTACGCCAAGCGCGGCGCATTTTGGAAACTCCTGGACTGCAAACAAGACAAAAACGTCTTAATGATGCATGCCAGCGATATGTTGAG gATGGTAAATCTGAATATCTTGAAGGACTACTAGAAGCAACAAAAGAGCTTTCGCACATTGATCGCTCAAATATCTTCTATCATTTATTGGTAACTTATTGCAAAGCCAATGAAACTGACAAAGCATTGGGCCTTTGGACGGTACTTCAAGAAGAGGGAGAAATTCCAAGTGAAGAATTTCTAAGCTACCTGGGTAACCacctaaaatctaataatagaGACATTCCATTCGTAATGCCTAGTACAGGTGTGCAAGCTGAACCAAAAAAAAAGGATACTGTATCACAAAAGATCACCACTCAAAATAGCCAGAAAGAACCAGCAAAAATAACAAAGAGTGAGATCTCTAATCAAATTGAAACTTTAACTAAAGAAGGAAACACCGCACAAGCAATGGATCTTACTCTTAATCATATAAAAGAAGGAGTTATGCCAAAGTCAAATGTTCTTAAGTTTCTCTTGAAATCTCTAGCAGAAGAAGGTAATGTTGAGAAGATAAAGCCTTTGGGAACTCATCTTAGCGATACCATGAAGCGGACTGTGACATATGATGATAAATTAACACTAGCTACCTTTAATAGTGGAAATGGTGCAAGTCATATGGATAATGTTTTGAATATGTTAGAAACAGCTAACACTAAAGAGGAAGTAGAAAGTGCTCTTAGAAAATTCCCCCGAAGTAGTGCTCTAGCTTCAGCTGTACAGGATAGTGAAATAGTTGCTAAGT gtcATAAAATTGTGGAGCTGGCTGCTTCCAAAGGTTATATTATACCTGTAAACTTATTATGGATAGAATACTTATTGGCTGGAAAGGATAAAGAAGCCGATTCTTTATGGCAAAAGTATTTGAACAAGTCACCTGTCATAGTTTTCAGGCGATTACTTCAAGAATGTCACATGAAGAAACAACCACAAGTTATAGAGAAAATGATCGAAATATTAAGAACAAATAAAGATCTTTCCTTAACATCCCTTGGTAATGCATACTCTAGACTGATTAATTTCTATATATCAGAAAATAAGATTGATAGTGCAAAAGCAACTCTAACTCGGGCTATCGAAAATGGTATTACAAATGAACATCTTAATCAATCAACTATcagaaaattaaaagaaaatctggAAAGTGCTGGACAGAAATTTGACTTTTCAATAtag
- the LOC125066427 gene encoding uncharacterized protein LOC125066427 — MFYPVESLKRGGRFYLCWVADSWPLRFATITHRQLWSQDIRQICDDLLEVMRNESGRPKNRFSLRLSSQLMRGLVRLYQRKVTVFVGDLCMINALVMKSTNKKIMHETTAHESVMIVHRPDLPRLVFEEPVDDDKIEERIRNSGNIVADVQDITLKEPLLPENRMHLDDGFGELHPDQPLQLLADRTLETMLVQDASATIHSGLDLQDLSTDKSHDKSRRMPHESAQMERISEHDLSIFRKSVGDELIPGADFDKEIPEIPEFPPPDLPAPETENQLGQRLRESVRPSSLEITENAKEKSIEEIVLQELEEEPRMKRRKLKNKLIVDKKIKLSSNFIRSRIENINVDLRCEDGICDIISIYATPNILLNRPAHCGSSLHSNFGYKLSYLFSRNLGTAQRPSADRDIEEVVAQRTRQSHMRSILEKIDEETEPVDKRVPSAHHEFDVSKEINITDPNIVQDEIQVPGAPGQEIMDISDLPTQRVFAMSQKRTSDNAPSPKRQRRGGYVSYRLSQQTELEVYNAEVNKENIPHNRQQDAERITAMLVEAGLADIQEQEKTTDVENINPVTLTQRSRKNGSETSETPLGSLDRTKVSLGDSEKTTDSKRFIREEWGTQGTMHKIYKCIKKGVKPLDLHYLVTKGPIISGHRRVIAARCFTSMLKLKQHGFINIVKDSNTYEIKDIALGSKIISSKKQD, encoded by the exons ATGTTTTATCCTGTTGAGTCTTTGAAAAGAGGAggaagattttatttatgttgggTGGCAGACTCTTGGCCTCTTCGTTTTGCAACGATTACTCATCGTCAGCTTTGGTCTCAAGACATACGACAAATATG tgacgATTTATTGGAAGTTATGAGAAATGAGTCTGGTCGCCCAAAAAATAGGTTTTCTTTACGACTGAGTTCCCAACTGATGCGTGGGCTAGTTCGATTATATCAAAGAAAAGTTACTGTATTCGTTG gtGATTTATGCATGATCAATGCACTTGTGATGAAAAGCACTAATAAAAA aataatgcATGAAACAACAGCCCATGAATCAGTAATGATTGTTCATCGTCCAGACTTGCCAAGATTGGTGTTTGAGGAACCAGTAGATGATGATAAGATTGAAGAACGGATCCGG AACAGTGGTAATATAGTCGCAGATGTACAAGATATTACGTTGAAAGAACCTCTTCTGCCAGAAAACAGGATGCATTTAGAT GATGGTTTCGGGGAGCTCCACCCTGATCAGCCACTGCAGTTGCTAGCGGACAGGACTCTAGAGACCATGTTGGTGCAGGACGCATCTGCCACAATACACAGCGGACTGGACTTGCAGGACTTGTCCACAGACAAGTCGCACGACAAGTCCAGAAGAATGCCTCACGAGTCGGCGCAGATGGAGCGGATATCTGAACATGACTTATctatatttagaaaat CAGTTGGTGACGAATTGATCCCTGGAGCTGATTTTGATAAAG AAATACCTGAAATTCCCGAATTCCCGCCTCCCGACTTGCCTGCTCCTGAAACAGAGAA ccaATTAGGACAACGGCTAAGAGAGTCAGTACGACCTTCATCTCTTGAGATTACAGAAAATGCGAAGGAAAAATCAATCGAGGAAATTGTTTTGCAG gaACTGGAAGAGGAGCCCCGAATGAAAaggcgtaaattaaaaaataagttgatCGTTGACAAGAAAATTAAACTGAGTTCTAATTTTATACGATCGCGCATCGAAAATATCAATGTGGACCTGCGTTGTGAG gACGGTATTTGCGACATAATTAGTATCTACGCAACACCTAACATTCTTCTAAATAGACCGGCACACTGTGGATCTTCACTGCATTCGAACTTTGGGTACAAGCTGTCCTACTTGTTCTCGAGAAACCTGGGAACAGCGCAGAGACCATCAGCAGATAGAGATATTGAG gagGTTGTGGCTCAAAGAACAAGGCAATCGCACATGAGGTCGATTCTTGAAAAAATCGATGAAGAAACTGAACCAGTCGACAAGAGAGTCCCGTCCGCGCATCATGAATTCGATGTTTCAAAAGAAATTAACATCACGGACCCAAACATTGTACAAGACGAAATACAAGTGCCAGGAGCACCAGGCCAAGAAATAATGGATATATCGGATTTACCAACACAAAGAGTGTTTGCAATGTCGCAGAAACGAACAAGCGACAATGCTCCTTcg ccaAAAAGGCAACGTCGTGGTGGCTACGTGTCGTACAGACTCAGCCAACAAACAGAGCTGGAAGTATATAACGCAG aagtaaataaagaaaatatacccCATAATCGTCAACAAGACGCAGAACGTATAACTGCGATGTTAGTTGAAGCTGGTTTAGCAGATATACAGGAACAAGAGAAGACAACAGACGTCGAAAACATAAATCCAGTGACATTGACACAGAGAAGTAGAAAAAATGGCAGCGAAACATCGGAAACGCCACTAGGAAGTCTAGATAGAACCAAAGTGTCCTTGGGGGACTCGGAGAAAACGACGGATTCGAAAAGATTCATTCG AGAAGAATGGGGAACCCAAGGCACGATGCACAAGATCTACAAATGCATAAAGAAAGGCGTGAAACCGTTGGACTTGCATTACCTCGTTACGAAAGGTCCGATCATCTCGGGCCACCGCCGAGTTATCGCCGCTCGCTGTTTCACTTCCATGCTGA AATTGAAACAACATGGGTTTATTAACATTGTAAAAGATTCTAATACGTATGAAATTAAAGATATTGCTCTGGGAAGCAAGATTATTTCCAGCAAGAAGcaagattaa